The Drosophila yakuba strain Tai18E2 chromosome X, Prin_Dyak_Tai18E2_2.1, whole genome shotgun sequence DNA segment ATTAAGTGTTAATGtgaaaagtttaaattaaagaaaaatattatacatttatattaaattctttttaaattttcttaaCGATAAGCCGACTTTTATTGACagttctttttatattttaccgATTCTGTGCATATTCCACATTGTTTATCTAGACAATTTTACAAGTGAAATTGGTTAACTATCCCCGAAGCAGTTAGAACACAGTTATAGCCATTTTAAGCGCTAATAGTGGGCAGCACTGGGGGGAATTAACAATGAGCCAGCAACGATGTTAACTGAAAAATGCTTTTCGCCTTTGCTGAGCTGCGGCTGAATGCCGGGAATTTGGTAGTGGGTTTGAGTTTCGGGCTGGGAGCCACAGATGCAGTTGGATCTAAAGATGGGAGTTTTGCGGACGGGTCGGCGGTTAGCTTGCCACCGCCCACCCAGCACCtgcccagccacgcccactgcccacGCCACCGCTTTGTCAACCACCATGGTGCAGTGAACCCGCCGCGCCGCTAAGTATGCAACACAGAACTGAAGTTTAATTGGGAGCAAATCCCATCGAAACATTTCAGCGGCAGTCGAAAGTATTTTACTAGCGGATATTTCTTTATTGCTGGTGCATATctttattgaaaaaaaaaaagagtttacTACATGATAAGAGTATTTGCATTCGCAACAGCTGGTGCACATGAATATTCATTGATGGCTAGGTATTTGTTGGTCAATTATTTTGAGTACAGCTGtgcttaaaataattgtattacGTCATTCAATTATTAACATTATATATTGCAACTGAAGCGTTGATAACATTTTGCTACTTCGcagttgtattttcttttttttttaatcaagcTTTAGCTTCAGGGCATGTATTGAGAATGATCGTAAGTTGTCCAGgaatttttcgatttatttgtatatcCATAGTCTGGTAAAACTTTGGGTGTTTTATAATAGTTCTTTGTATTGATGGAGTAGTCCTGGGAAAAAGTTATTGTGAAAGTGCCATGAACAATGCTAGTTATTTTTCTAAGGACTAACCTTTTCGTGTTTTCTTTGATAGCCCGCCAAAGGATTTGGTCCCACGGACTCCTCCGCCGGTTTCACTTTTAGCACCGCCGAAGTGGGCGTGTCTCCAATCCTTGGATTGTGTGAACTTAAACTCAGTTTTAGATCTATTTTGGGTGGCGGCTCCTGGCGGATTTTCTCCTCGATCTCGTAAAGATCTTGCTGTAATGTAGTTgtatttaaatgagaaagttctttaaataatcgaTTAGGTTAACTTACCCGATTTTTATAGACCATGCAGCAGGCTCGCAGCGTAAAGTAATAAATAATCTCCACACCGGAAAGCAATGAAAAACCGAGAAAAAGACTGGCAATTCCGCCAAATGACACCAACAGATCCACCCAGCCGAAAAGGACTTCACGTTTATAGCGAATGATCGGCCAGGTGAGAAACTCCACCAGCACACCCAAGCTCTCTGGTCGATCGGACCTGGAATATGGTACATCATACATCTGGTTACTATCTCAGATATAATTATTTGCAAAAACTAACATTTTTATCAGCTTATCAATGTTGAAAACGGTTTTCGAGCAACTGAGCTCGCATTGCAGGCAATCCTTGATGTTGGTAATGTTGCTCTTGAACTCATCGAGGCAATCGAAGTCCTTGATCGAGCACATGGGCACATTAGCTACGAATGATAATAATTATGCAAGAGATGggtaaatttgttaattacaCATAGAAACTCACGTATGGGCTTATAGAATGGCGGATTGCACTTGCACAACTTGATGGCCCTGTTCATGCGACACTGCTTCATGCAGGAGGAGAATGTGTAGGCATCTGGGAAATAGTTGAGCTTCACCTCGTCGCTGAAGATGCACTTCCTTTGGCCAATGGACAGCTGGCGAGCATCGTCCGTGGTGTAGGTGTTCTTCTTGGAGATCCTCACCTCCACCAGCTGCGGTTCCGACCAATCGATCTGAGCATTGAAATCCGAACCGAAGTACTCCTCGTTTGAAAAGATATAGATCTAAAGAATTGTAATTCATAATATTGAGAAGGTTTTTGGTTTAGGGAGTACTATACTTAACAACTTACCCTTGAAGTGCTGTTGGGTATGAAGAAGAGCGCCCACTTCTTGTCGGTTTCGTAGAGATCATGAGGTGCACCGGTCTTAACGCtaggcaataaaatatatttgtaccCAATGAAACTCAGTTCAGATTAGATTCCGACCCCTTAAAACTTACTCCTCAGTGGGCGTGGACTTGAAACGACTGTTGAAGGCGTAGCAGAAGCCGTGCTCCGTGTAAATGGGCTCGAAGTGGTCGCAACAGGGTATGTCCTCGTCGCGATACTTGCAGGACACGAAGACGTTCTGGCAATCAATGTGGCCCTCAAAGGCCCACTCCCGGATGGTGTGGGCATCTAGCAGGTTCTGCGGAATCGACTGCGAGAGCACCTTGGCGTCCCGGATGCTGTCGAAGTTCAGGGAGGTCAGAAGCCGCAGAAACGGGGTATACATTTGGGCCTGCGCCTCGTCGTAGTTACTGCAATCACAAAATACTATCTACTTAATATTAACCAACTTTTTAACAatcatacatatacaaaaacaatacatattcttttttttttttttgcatttcttgTACTCACGCCAGTGTGTTGTAAACCTTCTCGTAGGTCTTGTCGTGGTCAAATGCCGTATCCGGACAGACGACGGTGGTGGGGAAGACCACGTTTTGGTTGTGGAAGTCGGTGTCCAGGCCGGTGATGGTCGGATTGGTCTGGAACTTCTCCCAGAGACTCATGATGATGACCAGTGCGGTGACCGCACCGATGGATGTGAAGCAGAACCACATGAACTTCTCGCCGATGGGCCGGCCGGATTCGGCAATGTATCGCACTCCATGAAGCGTCGAGTTCTGGAAGAACTCCTTCGTCTGGTAGATGAGGCTGCGCCGAAAGATGACCAAAGTCTGGAGGAAGCGCTGCGTCCTGGACTCCGGCGGTTGGCGTTTCTCTTGCGGCATTTCCGTTTCAGGAACATTGCTCGCCGACGCGGCTCGGAAGTGAACTCAAAACTGATGCCCTGGCATCGGATCCAAAGTCAACATTTGGACTGAAACCTGGGGCATTACTTCATGGCGCTACATTGAGTGCCAAATCGATGCGTGTATCATTAGTCCACCTGCGTGTGGTTTCATTTGCAGGTACTAAAAGCCTTTCATTGTTCACATAATGCCGTTTGCATGCGCCTGATTGTTTTTTTCGATTGTGTAAGTTACCATGGACTATCTAGATATTTATACTTGAAACAATAACTGGTGAATATTAATGAAAAGGTTTTTAATGTAACCATATAGAACTTTGGCaaattaagttataaattcaaattgattGAATAGAGCCTTTCATTTGTaacttaattattattaagcaATTTGTATACTTATAActttcttaaaataaaattctcttgaagtaaaataattacacagaatttattttattttggagTAACGTATCTGTAAATAGATTTTAGTAATGAGTCTACCTACTTTTCGTACCCAAATCGTTTAGATTAGGGTCAGTGATATGGCTAAAGTCCTGTGCAATTGTGGGTTAGTCCAGTCACCGAATGCAGCTGCcttggatggatggatggatggctggatggatggctggatTGATGGATTGTTGGCTGGATAAATGGCTGGCTAATTGGTCGAGGTTGTCTGAACAGCTTCCGGCGCCGCCTTGCAATtcggtaaaaaaaaaaaaaaaaaaaaaaaatctaggGATTGGGCTGGCCACTCCACCGAAAGCCACTTCACTCCAAGGATCGTAGGAACTTCACAAGTTTTGTGTGAACTTCTGACACGGCCCAGACTCTCTTTGTTCGCTCTTTCGCCCTctcttttcccttttttattccatttatttgtttattttttagtttttgttttcaatcgCTAAGTGTTCTCAAGTTTCACAATGCGTCCAGAAATGGGTTTTGGATTTTTCGGGTCtcgtttggttttggttttggttttggttttggattaTGGCCCGGAGCTGGGGGGCAAACAAAAGAACTGCTGGAATGAGTTGACCCTGATGGCGGTGGTCAGATAATCGGAGCCACTGGCGCCAGTCGCTTGGGCTCCCTTCTACTCCGCTTTTCCCCTTCATTAACCGTGCCTCGTCTGTGTattgcatatattacatatattgtttttgttactCGCCGATCTGCTTATAACTATATTAAGCGAATAAAATGGCAACTTCATTAAGTTAAGctacatttatttacaaaaagaAGTAGTATAACAAGTTATAGTAGGATTGATTATAGCATATATTATCCAGTCCCAAGGATCCAAGGAAGTTTCAACATTCTGCTGGATTAACCTATTGTCTTATATAAGaaatatacttatttatatttcaaagcCCATAAGAGAACTCAATACATAATGTGAATTCCATGCCCGACGCTCTTCTtacaaaatacttttttgtatGCACTATATAATCTCTATCACTGACATTGCGACCCACTTATGACCAGAACTCCCCCCAGTTGCCCCCGATCCACCAGATCCTCCAGATCCTCACAGATCCTCACAGATCCCCCCGATCCACCAGATGCCGCCTTATAGCCTCTCAATTTGTTTCGCTTTTAGTATTCTCCCTCGGTTCGGCTTCTTATCAGCGATCATTTGTCAAAGCCCTGCCATTGAAAAGTGGCCCGACCACTGAGCGAAATGGCAATTGCAACAAATTTTTTCGCTGCTCCTTCAGACCCCCAACCATCTACTCATCTGCAGCCACATGCCGCTTGCCCCACCTCCCTGCCCCACCTCCCTCTGCTCCAGTTGACAAAAGAAGAGGAGCAGAAACCGAAAGACACCAACGAAGAAACACTTTGATGGTAAGGTGGCGAACCAAAGATACCCTACAGTTTCAGATATTcagctaaaataataatgctCAATCCTTGTTCAgctcttaattaattttgcaattgatatgttttcaataaaaagttgtaaacatttttaaatataaaataagtttCAAAATAACAGAAGTGTGAGTTCGGATCGTTGGGTTCAGAAAATACTACTTTTTAAAAGCTTACAGAGTAATGAGTACCTGAGCGTCGACTATCGCATACCTTCTAGTTTTGACCTAAGTACATTATATAAATGCAGAGAAGTTTAAATGGTCTATACGCAACAATCATCTTACACCTGTTGTCAGCGCTCCCCATCGAAAGTCGAGCATACCCATTGTAATGCAAGAAGCAGTCTCCGCTTCCAACGTCGGGAGTACTCTCATAAATAAGAAATTGAGAGTAAACGAGACCTGGTCGGGTTTGGAATCGGGATCAGGATCGTCGAGGGGATCCCCTGAGCTGGGCCAGAATCTATGGGTATACAGGCTTcgataaacatttttttttgttttttttttttttttgctttcctttccgttgaatttgttttattttttttgttgtatttttccGAACCGAGCGGTTTCAGTTTCTCGTTTTGCATTGCAGCGAGCACCAAGATCGATCGGTGGCGAAGAATGTTCCTTTGAGCCGCGATCTTGCCCAGCGTCCAGGTGTCCATTCcactgtccgtccgtttgtgTGATTAATGGTAATTGCTTTTATGGCTTTCTACGGCGCTGCTCGGCCACAATTTGTTGCGGTAATTTCGCTTTTAGTCGCAGTCGCATGTACTGATAGCCCCCTCTCCTCTTCGAAATGAACTTGAAAAGTATTTGGAAAAGCACTTGATGCGATTTGCTGCGAAATGAACAAATAATGAACTTGTTATCTGTAGCAAAGCATTTGGTAGCAaaaatttcgttttttatttcactttgttcatgaattttattttcataatgtataaaaaaaaagtaatatacATGCGACTAACATTAAAAGGGGTAAAGGGTGACACAGTGTATTCTGGGGGTAAGTATGCAGGCGGCCTCTCATCTATCAGTCgctgtttccgtttccggtttcCGGGACCATGCCGTTTCCGTTCCTGTTTCCCACCGGCGTGTCCGCCTCGTTATAGGCCCGTTGATCGCGATATTGGCTAAACAATCCGCGCACCTTGTTCAATGGTGTTAGGAATGactgcgtcgctgccgacaAGGCGGCAGAGCTCAAAAGCGGCGCTGCCGGAGTGACAACGGATCCCACCGAATCACCATTCGTCTCGGTTGCAACTTGAATACTGGCGGCGGACGGAGTTCGCGCCAGACGCGGCGGAACTGGCGTCGTCGGTGGCCCGGAACCGCGTCTGCCGGCGACCACGGCATTcagtttgggcgtggcaagcaGACGCTTGGGATGCAGCGATGGCTGGCTGTTGTGGCTAGCACTGGTTCCTGAATGCCAAGGCTCCGGCTTTTGAACCTTGACGTTCTTTGGGGATGGGAAGCTGTAATAGAAGTGCGCAAAAATCATTACAAAATCACTATCAACAAGGAAATACTTAAACCAAAtgaaacattaaatatttaaattgaaaattgtataaCAGTAAAGGTGTTAAAAACGTACAGATTCATTTCAGCACTGGAAAAGCTCTCCATGGCAGTCTTCCAGGCGAAGACATGCGGCAGTGTTTCCTTCTCAATGTCCACATTGGAAAGGGCATTCAGCACATCCAAATCCCGCTTGGTTGGCTCGTTTctaaaatgttaaaagtttagtataaaacataaattttaaaccatCATTTATCTcacccaaaaataaacaactcATAGCGCGGTTCCAAATCAACGGACATGCGTGGCGACAAGCTCTGCGGCGGTGTTTGGAAGTTGTCCTCGTCCTCGCTGCTGCTTCCATACGGTGGCGTCACATCGGTGCAGTCGAACTTAAAGAGAAAACCACAAAAATGTTAAGTAAAGATCAACAGTACTACCCTTTAATACTCACAAAGTTTACTTCCTCGTCGCTGCCGTAGTCCTCGTCGTCGCTTTGTTGACTGCGCCAAGCAGTTTTCGAGATGGTCGCCACGACGGCCACCCGTGATGCTCCCAGACCTAGAGAAGCGTTCAGGGCGGACGATCCCGTTGTATCTTGATGTTGACCCTGCGATGGAACACCGGCGGATGCACGCAGCGACTTAGTGCGCTTGCGACGGCTGGTTTTGCGGCTGAGATTCGCGTCCCACAGACAGGCGCAACACTGCTCCGTCTCCCAGGCGGCGCAACATAGCTCCTCGGTCTTCAGAGTGTCTGGCAGATGCACGGCGGTGGTCGGTGCCTGTTCCAGCATCAGCAACAGACTGCCGCACACGCAGCCCAAATGCTGCTCCCGGCCGCGCTCGTCGGCCAGCAGTTGGCGCAAACTTCGgagcatctgcagcagctgcaggcgCATGGCTACGCTGACCTCCTGCGAGTGGGTCACATAGCTGGCCACCAGGTGAGCGATACGCGAATGCACCTTGCTAAAGTCCACGCTAATGAAGCGGGCATCATCCTAAATAGGTAAAAAGTGGGATATTAAATTCTGAGTAAATTCTGAGgtattcttattattatgttCACCTTAAAGCTGACAATCAGCGATTTCAGTCTTTTGAGCTCGCAGAGCAGCGTGTCGTTGATGGAAACCATGTTGTCGATTTTGTTGATCAACGTTTTGGTGATACGCTTGGCGAACACTTGCAACGACTTCTCTACGCATGTGTACGGAGTCATAACTCCGGCGGATGGCGAGGTTGCTGACGCAGCCGCATTTCTATCCTTTCggagttgctgct contains these protein-coding regions:
- the LOC6525687 gene encoding sodium channel protein Nach: MPQEKRQPPESRTQRFLQTLVIFRRSLIYQTKEFFQNSTLHGVRYIAESGRPIGEKFMWFCFTSIGAVTALVIIMSLWEKFQTNPTITGLDTDFHNQNVVFPTTVVCPDTAFDHDKTYEKVYNTLANYDEAQAQMYTPFLRLLTSLNFDSIRDAKVLSQSIPQNLLDAHTIREWAFEGHIDCQNVFVSCKYRDEDIPCCDHFEPIYTEHGFCYAFNSRFKSTPTEDVKTGAPHDLYETDKKWALFFIPNSTSRIYIFSNEEYFGSDFNAQIDWSEPQLVEVRISKKNTYTTDDARQLSIGQRKCIFSDEVKLNYFPDAYTFSSCMKQCRMNRAIKLCKCNPPFYKPIPNVPMCSIKDFDCLDEFKSNITNIKDCLQCELSCSKTVFNIDKLIKMSDRPESLGVLVEFLTWPIIRYKREVLFGWVDLLVSFGGIASLFLGFSLLSGVEIIYYFTLRACCMVYKNRQDLYEIEEKIRQEPPPKIDLKLSLSSHNPRIGDTPTSAVLKVKPAEESVGPNPLAGYQRKHEKDYSINTKNYYKTPKVLPDYGYTNKSKNSWTTYDHSQYMP